In Methanoregula sp., a single window of DNA contains:
- a CDS encoding radical SAM protein, translating to MSLKTIMNISDMSNEQPVPDPRRLFDATVTDVIRQGMRIIQSDSSLFLAGSRIALYQSRAAMVRKEHEDNGLLVPPVMITSITSRCNLACAGCYMHGRGEKARAEMSPATLASIVDQAAELGVSIIVIAGGEPLVRQEEIFSLGAAYPEILFPLFTNGLLIDDMMAAAIAECRNIVPVISFEGFRQDTDQRRGSGVYDRLLETCARLRSRNTFFGCSVTTSRENFDRVTGEEFIRRMLATGARVFTFVEYVPMEPGTETLVLTPAQKTMLNTVLSDFNRKFPALFIGFPGDEVAYGGCLAAGRGFVHVSPSGDLEPCPAAPYSDANLSAVPLKIALKSRLLARIRNEHGLLTESSGGCALRANRAWVQELITKP from the coding sequence ATGAGCCTGAAAACGATCATGAATATTTCTGACATGAGTAATGAGCAGCCGGTCCCGGATCCCCGCCGGCTGTTTGATGCCACTGTGACGGATGTGATCCGGCAGGGGATGCGGATTATCCAGAGCGATAGCAGCCTGTTCCTTGCTGGATCCCGGATCGCTTTATACCAGTCACGGGCTGCCATGGTCAGGAAGGAGCACGAAGACAACGGGCTGCTTGTCCCTCCCGTGATGATCACGAGTATCACTTCGCGGTGTAATCTTGCGTGCGCCGGTTGCTACATGCACGGACGGGGAGAGAAGGCCCGGGCGGAGATGAGTCCGGCAACCCTGGCATCGATTGTTGATCAGGCTGCGGAACTCGGGGTTTCGATCATTGTCATTGCGGGCGGCGAACCACTTGTCCGGCAGGAGGAGATCTTCAGCCTGGGTGCGGCTTACCCGGAGATCCTCTTCCCGCTTTTTACCAACGGGCTGCTGATCGACGACATGATGGCCGCTGCAATTGCAGAATGCCGGAACATCGTGCCGGTCATCAGTTTCGAAGGCTTCCGGCAGGACACCGATCAGCGGAGGGGCAGCGGGGTCTATGACCGGCTGCTCGAAACCTGTGCCCGGCTCAGGAGCCGGAACACCTTTTTTGGCTGTTCGGTTACGACCTCGCGGGAGAACTTTGATCGGGTCACGGGCGAGGAATTCATCCGGCGGATGCTTGCGACAGGGGCCCGGGTGTTCACCTTTGTCGAGTACGTGCCCATGGAACCCGGCACGGAAACCCTTGTCCTGACCCCGGCACAGAAGACAATGCTGAATACGGTCCTGTCAGACTTCAACCGGAAGTTTCCCGCACTATTCATCGGCTTTCCCGGTGATGAGGTTGCGTACGGGGGGTGTCTTGCAGCGGGCCGGGGCTTCGTGCATGTGAGCCCGTCCGGCGATCTCGAACCCTGCCCCGCTGCCCCGTACTCGGATGCAAACCTTTCAGCCGTGCCGCTCAAAATCGCTCTTAAGTCCCGGCTGCTCGCACGGATCCGCAACGAGCACGGGCTGCTCACGGAAAGTTCCGGAGGTTGCGCCCTCCGGGCGAACCGGGCGTGGGTGCAGGAACTGATAACAAAACCGTGA
- the uvrB gene encoding excinuclease ABC subunit UvrB, with amino-acid sequence MTEFDLVSTFAPAGSQPEAIKELTEGLEKGERLQTLLGVTGSGKTYTMANVIASAGRPTLVLAHNKTLAAQLYAEFCDFFPKNRVEYFVSYYDYYQPESYIPSKDQYIEKDSAINPKIEMMRLSATASLSFRRDVIVVASVSCIFGLGNPENFRNMGFELSVGQKISRTGIMSKLLDILFERNDLELMPGRFRVKGDTIDIIPGYFNDIIRIEMFGDEIERISEVDKNTGARKEQLRYFYVYPARHFVTPEGARKTAAASIRKELDEVLPTLGMIEAHRLEQRTNYDLEMIEETGSCKGIENYSRHFDGRSAGEKPYCLLDYFPDDFLLIIDESHQTIPQLHGMYNGDRSRKKALIDYGFRLPSAYDNRPLRFHEFEQYMTSTIFVSATPGDYELKHSARLVEQIIRPTGLVDPNVEVRPIRGQTDDVIREVQATLARGDRALITTLTKKLAEELSEFLADRGIKTRYLHSDIKTLERTEIIRQLRLGKFDVLVGINLLREGLDIPEVGFIGILDADKEGFLRDARSLIQIIGRAARNVNSRVVLYGDNMTDSMKRAIAETKRRREMQVRYNTEHDIVPLTIIKPVKEKEVEITDTKHVPKKEIPNVIIDIEKQMRDAAENLDFERAIALRDQIKKLNERLKEAGKNPHS; translated from the coding sequence GTGACTGAGTTCGATCTCGTCTCAACATTCGCACCGGCAGGCTCCCAGCCGGAAGCCATAAAAGAGTTAACCGAAGGTCTGGAAAAGGGCGAGCGGCTCCAGACGCTGCTGGGCGTGACCGGCTCCGGCAAAACCTATACGATGGCAAATGTGATTGCGTCTGCCGGCCGCCCCACGCTCGTCCTTGCCCACAATAAGACACTCGCTGCCCAGCTCTATGCCGAGTTCTGCGACTTCTTCCCGAAAAACCGGGTCGAGTACTTTGTCTCTTATTACGACTACTACCAGCCCGAGTCGTACATCCCGTCAAAGGACCAGTATATCGAGAAGGACTCGGCCATCAACCCCAAGATCGAGATGATGCGGCTCTCTGCCACTGCCTCCCTCTCGTTCCGGCGCGACGTGATCGTGGTTGCATCAGTCTCCTGTATCTTCGGTCTCGGAAATCCCGAGAACTTCCGGAACATGGGATTCGAGCTGTCGGTGGGCCAGAAAATTTCCCGCACCGGGATCATGAGCAAACTGCTCGATATCCTCTTTGAGCGAAATGATCTCGAGCTGATGCCCGGCAGGTTCCGGGTCAAGGGAGACACCATCGATATTATTCCCGGGTACTTCAACGATATCATCCGGATCGAGATGTTCGGAGATGAGATCGAAAGGATCAGCGAGGTGGACAAGAACACCGGCGCCCGTAAGGAACAGCTCAGATATTTCTATGTCTATCCCGCACGCCATTTCGTTACTCCTGAGGGCGCACGGAAGACGGCAGCAGCATCCATACGGAAGGAGTTGGATGAAGTGCTGCCTACGCTGGGCATGATCGAGGCGCACCGTCTCGAACAGCGGACCAACTATGATCTCGAGATGATCGAAGAGACGGGATCCTGCAAGGGCATTGAGAATTATTCCCGGCACTTTGACGGGCGCTCGGCCGGTGAAAAACCGTACTGTCTGCTCGATTATTTTCCCGACGACTTCTTACTGATCATCGATGAGAGCCACCAGACCATTCCGCAGCTCCACGGCATGTATAACGGGGATCGTTCCCGCAAGAAAGCCCTGATCGATTACGGGTTCCGGCTGCCGAGTGCGTACGATAACCGGCCTCTCCGGTTCCACGAGTTCGAGCAATACATGACGAGCACGATCTTCGTTTCCGCAACACCGGGCGATTACGAGCTGAAGCACTCTGCCCGGCTTGTAGAGCAGATCATCCGGCCAACGGGTTTGGTTGATCCCAACGTCGAGGTACGCCCAATCAGGGGGCAGACCGACGATGTGATCCGCGAAGTGCAGGCAACCCTTGCACGCGGTGACCGGGCACTGATCACGACGCTCACCAAAAAGCTCGCCGAAGAACTATCAGAGTTCCTGGCAGACCGTGGGATAAAAACCCGCTATCTCCACTCCGATATCAAGACGCTGGAACGCACCGAGATCATCCGCCAGCTCCGGCTGGGCAAGTTCGATGTGCTTGTTGGAATCAACCTGTTACGGGAAGGTCTCGACATTCCCGAAGTAGGGTTCATTGGTATTCTCGATGCCGACAAGGAAGGGTTCCTCCGCGATGCCCGGAGCCTGATCCAGATCATCGGGCGGGCAGCCCGCAATGTCAACAGCAGGGTCGTGTTGTACGGCGATAACATGACCGACTCCATGAAACGGGCAATCGCCGAGACGAAACGGCGGCGGGAGATGCAGGTCCGCTACAATACCGAGCATGATATCGTGCCGCTGACAATCATCAAGCCCGTCAAGGAAAAAGAAGTAGAGATCACCGATACGAAACATGTGCCTAAAAAGGAGATCCCCAACGTGATCATCGATATTGAGAAACAGATGCGGGATGCGGCAGAAAATCTCGACTTCGAGCGGGCGATCGCATTACGCGACCAGATCAAGAAACTCAACGAGCGGCTGAAAGAGGCCGGAAAAAACCCGCATTCGTAA
- a CDS encoding PAS domain S-box protein: protein MAQHEENAGIRQQMTGGNVFVEREESFVNFWLFIVILTTILALLINILSLNKGANDVAPHLLYIPVVIAAYWYPNRGPIFAVIISLMYLGIVYFFTHGVMGELIASSIRCFVLIGVSAVVSSLATHMRKNEVKYRSIFNNSEAGIGLVNTKDLSIAEVNKRFAELLGYTREELPKISFNDLWLEPEVKDTFFNQLALHDSIENFETRFRSPLGKERWVLMSAGKLPDNQFVCTIVDITDRKKAEKALLIKDHAISSSINAIAIFDLDFNIQYVNQSLLIMMEYNNEQDFIGKHSGQFFGSEQVFDDIRKMLPTKGSWFGEISLIKNYKSPFFVLIWINMVKDETGKPICIMASFIDITDRKQMEIVKREALEQIEQNIEQFAILGDHIRNPLAVIMGLSSLAPGDISEKIILQAREIDRIITKLDMGWIESEKVRDFVKRYYGVGTAGLEHSEGERKKKYPRP, encoded by the coding sequence ATGGCACAGCATGAAGAGAACGCAGGGATTAGGCAACAGATGACTGGCGGGAATGTTTTTGTCGAGCGGGAAGAGAGTTTCGTCAATTTCTGGCTTTTTATTGTAATCCTTACGACCATCCTCGCACTTCTTATCAATATCTTAAGTCTTAACAAAGGTGCTAATGATGTCGCACCCCACCTGCTCTATATCCCGGTAGTCATTGCTGCATACTGGTATCCTAACCGGGGCCCCATTTTTGCGGTGATAATCTCCCTGATGTATCTGGGGATAGTATACTTTTTTACCCATGGCGTAATGGGGGAGCTGATCGCTTCGTCCATCAGGTGTTTTGTCCTCATCGGTGTATCTGCTGTTGTATCGAGCCTGGCAACCCATATGCGGAAAAACGAGGTGAAGTATCGCAGTATCTTCAACAACTCGGAAGCGGGCATCGGCCTTGTCAACACCAAAGATCTCTCGATTGCAGAAGTGAACAAGCGGTTTGCAGAATTACTCGGGTATACCCGGGAAGAACTCCCAAAAATCTCGTTTAATGATCTCTGGCTGGAACCAGAGGTAAAAGATACGTTTTTCAACCAGCTTGCACTGCATGACAGCATAGAAAATTTTGAGACACGGTTCAGGTCACCGCTTGGTAAAGAGCGGTGGGTGCTGATGTCTGCAGGGAAACTGCCGGATAACCAGTTTGTCTGTACTATTGTTGATATCACCGACCGCAAGAAAGCTGAAAAGGCACTGCTTATCAAAGATCATGCAATCAGTTCATCGATCAACGCGATTGCGATCTTTGATCTTGATTTCAATATCCAGTATGTGAACCAATCGCTCCTCATAATGATGGAGTATAATAATGAGCAGGATTTTATTGGGAAACACTCCGGCCAGTTCTTTGGTTCAGAGCAGGTTTTTGACGATATCCGTAAGATGCTGCCGACAAAAGGCAGCTGGTTTGGTGAGATATCCCTGATAAAGAATTACAAATCACCCTTTTTTGTACTTATCTGGATAAATATGGTCAAAGATGAGACCGGTAAACCGATCTGTATCATGGCATCGTTCATCGATATTACCGATCGCAAACAGATGGAAATAGTGAAGCGGGAAGCACTCGAGCAGATCGAGCAGAACATAGAACAGTTTGCCATCCTTGGCGACCATATAAGGAACCCGCTGGCAGTCATCATGGGCCTTTCGAGCCTTGCACCCGGGGATATCTCCGAAAAGATTATCCTGCAGGCACGGGAGATTGACCGGATCATCACGAAACTGGATATGGGCTGGATCGAGTCTGAGAAAGTGCGTGATTTCGTCAAACGCTATTACGGGGTGGGCACTGCAGGATTGGAACATTCTGAAGGAGAACGGAAGAAGAAATACCCACGCCCGTAA
- a CDS encoding pyrroline-5-carboxylate reductase has translation MNTRTGFIGYGSMGSMIVQGLLDCKCLQPENVLISTRHPADLAALLKKYPSVQVEGSNRVLVRECNRVLICTKPLDAVHVLSEISDDLQPDTHLVSIAACLPIEQIDRFFTGPITRVVPSLTAEMNSGVTLLCHNARVSRKAAQEMEALFSALGTVVVIDEENVDVATDLTSCGPALIAVLIEEFARAAARHSTLSPEQARALAVSTLSGTARLLDEQGSPTETILRRVATPGGITEEGVQQLRSDMPRVYDTLIQRTLAKYAMRKTDVSTEADRLLDPGT, from the coding sequence ATGAATACACGAACGGGGTTCATCGGCTACGGGAGCATGGGCAGCATGATCGTTCAAGGGTTGCTGGACTGCAAGTGCCTGCAACCAGAAAATGTGCTTATCAGCACCCGTCATCCGGCAGACTTGGCCGCACTTCTTAAAAAATATCCGTCTGTGCAGGTTGAAGGGAGCAACAGGGTTCTTGTTAGGGAATGCAACCGAGTACTGATTTGCACCAAACCCCTTGATGCCGTTCATGTCCTGTCAGAAATTTCTGACGACCTGCAACCGGATACCCATCTTGTATCCATCGCAGCCTGCCTGCCGATAGAGCAGATTGACCGCTTCTTTACCGGCCCGATCACCCGGGTTGTCCCGAGTCTTACTGCCGAAATGAATTCGGGAGTTACCCTGCTCTGTCATAATGCCCGGGTCAGCCGGAAGGCTGCACAGGAGATGGAAGCGCTCTTCTCCGCACTCGGGACCGTGGTGGTGATCGATGAGGAGAATGTTGATGTTGCAACGGATCTCACCAGCTGCGGCCCGGCCCTGATCGCAGTCCTGATCGAGGAGTTTGCCCGCGCCGCAGCACGACACAGCACCCTTTCTCCGGAGCAGGCCCGGGCGCTCGCGGTCTCTACGCTCTCCGGCACCGCCCGGCTTCTCGATGAACAGGGATCTCCCACAGAGACGATCCTGCGCCGGGTGGCAACCCCCGGTGGGATTACGGAAGAAGGAGTCCAGCAGCTCCGGTCCGATATGCCCCGGGTCTACGATACGCTCATTCAGCGGACCCTTGCGAAATACGCAATGAGAAAAACGGATGTTAGTACTGAAGCCGACCGGTTGCTGGATCCGGGAACCTGA
- a CDS encoding DNA-directed DNA polymerase, whose protein sequence is MASQSRRTDACLNAPCTLDQFSGSISLAINQVEYSRAPDGPVIHIFGRNAQGKAIRLDVTGFRPYFYVPADQAAGTAHPQQITVEEGAEYRSIRSEPLRRMYVQQPGDVREVRERYRHFEADIPFATRFMIDCGLTGGVSAPATTADYHDLSPSQVDAPARSCIIDIECEDERGFPDPQRDAIICITCYDSFDNDYTTFLFMSGGMPGEITEKEKEGGLANGCFRKDTHTICTYTDEVAMLRAFSAYIVARDPDVLSGWNFVEFDMPYIAGRMERLGLSATHLARLPGQTERNALRGRALFDLLTGYKKMHLTQKESYRLDAVALEEVGEQKVRYTGTISDLWRNQPALLVEYNFKDVELCVKINKKDNIIEFYREIARYVGCPLDKTLNSSSVIDVYILRKAFGKYVLPSKGFANADEFEGATVFEPSRGVRENVVVLDLKSLYPMAMMTINASMETKDPAGELVAPNGIRFKKHPDGLTRSIISELLKERDDKKALRNKYEFGSPNYVLYDMQQNVLKVIMNTYYGVSGYTRFRLFDREIGSAVTSVGRAIIEHTRRVIEQQGYTVIYGDTDSCMVHLPPDLNREATIAAARAIEKRLNESYQEFAEKELNADVHYFSIKFEKIYARFFQAGKKKRYAGHLVWKEGKDVDEVDIVGFEIRRSDTPQITKVVQQRVMEMILAGEEYGGIKAFLSDVIKKYRSGKYTLDEIGIPGGIGKSLDDYDNDDAQVRGAKYANQYLHTEFGKGSKPKRIYIRTVTAKYPKTDVLCFEYGDQVPPEFVVDLELMLDKTIKQPISRIIEALGWSWDDVDPSRTTLAQWGLG, encoded by the coding sequence ATGGCATCCCAGTCCCGGCGCACGGATGCATGCCTGAACGCTCCCTGTACGCTCGACCAGTTTTCCGGCAGCATCTCCCTTGCCATTAACCAGGTGGAGTACAGCCGGGCACCGGATGGCCCTGTCATTCATATCTTTGGCCGTAATGCACAGGGTAAAGCAATCCGGCTGGATGTGACCGGGTTCAGGCCGTATTTTTATGTACCAGCAGATCAGGCAGCAGGGACTGCTCATCCCCAGCAGATCACGGTAGAAGAGGGGGCAGAATACCGCTCGATCCGCTCCGAACCCCTGCGCCGGATGTATGTCCAGCAGCCGGGCGATGTGCGGGAAGTCCGCGAACGTTACCGCCACTTTGAAGCCGATATCCCGTTTGCCACCCGGTTCATGATCGACTGCGGGTTGACGGGAGGAGTATCCGCTCCCGCAACAACTGCCGATTACCATGACCTTTCTCCCTCACAGGTAGACGCACCGGCCCGCTCCTGCATCATCGACATCGAGTGCGAGGATGAGCGGGGCTTTCCCGATCCCCAGCGGGACGCGATCATCTGCATCACCTGCTACGACTCATTCGACAATGACTATACCACGTTCCTGTTCATGAGCGGGGGCATGCCCGGGGAGATTACCGAGAAAGAGAAAGAGGGCGGGCTTGCCAACGGGTGTTTCCGGAAAGATACGCATACGATCTGCACCTATACTGACGAAGTCGCAATGCTCCGTGCGTTTTCTGCGTATATTGTCGCGCGGGACCCGGATGTGCTCTCCGGCTGGAACTTTGTGGAGTTTGATATGCCGTATATTGCCGGCAGGATGGAACGGCTCGGGCTTTCGGCCACCCATCTTGCCCGCCTCCCGGGCCAGACCGAACGCAATGCCCTGAGAGGGCGGGCGCTCTTCGATCTCCTGACGGGATACAAGAAGATGCACCTAACCCAGAAAGAGTCGTACCGTCTCGATGCGGTCGCTCTTGAGGAGGTTGGCGAGCAAAAAGTGCGATACACCGGCACAATCTCTGATCTCTGGAGAAACCAGCCGGCACTCCTTGTCGAATACAACTTCAAAGACGTTGAACTCTGTGTCAAGATAAATAAAAAGGACAATATCATCGAGTTTTACCGCGAGATCGCCCGCTATGTCGGATGCCCGCTCGACAAGACCCTGAACTCATCGAGCGTGATCGATGTCTACATCCTGCGCAAGGCTTTCGGGAAATACGTCCTGCCCTCCAAGGGGTTTGCCAACGCTGATGAGTTCGAGGGGGCGACCGTGTTCGAACCGAGCAGGGGCGTGCGGGAGAACGTAGTCGTGCTTGACTTAAAATCGCTCTACCCGATGGCAATGATGACCATCAATGCATCGATGGAGACCAAGGATCCTGCCGGTGAACTGGTAGCACCTAACGGGATCCGATTTAAAAAGCATCCCGACGGGCTGACGCGGAGCATCATATCCGAACTGTTAAAAGAACGGGATGATAAAAAGGCGCTGCGCAATAAATACGAATTCGGGTCCCCGAATTACGTGCTCTATGATATGCAACAGAACGTGCTCAAGGTGATCATGAACACGTACTACGGCGTCTCGGGCTATACCCGCTTCCGGCTCTTTGACCGGGAGATCGGTTCGGCAGTCACATCCGTCGGCAGGGCGATCATTGAGCACACCCGGCGCGTGATCGAACAGCAGGGATATACGGTCATCTATGGGGACACCGATTCGTGCATGGTGCACCTGCCCCCGGATCTTAACCGGGAAGCAACCATTGCAGCGGCCCGGGCAATCGAGAAACGTCTCAATGAGAGTTACCAGGAATTTGCCGAAAAGGAACTGAATGCCGATGTCCACTACTTCTCGATCAAGTTCGAGAAGATCTATGCCCGCTTCTTCCAGGCCGGTAAAAAGAAGCGGTACGCGGGGCACCTTGTCTGGAAAGAGGGAAAGGATGTCGATGAGGTGGACATTGTGGGTTTTGAGATCCGGCGCAGCGATACCCCGCAGATCACCAAGGTTGTGCAGCAGCGGGTGATGGAGATGATCCTTGCCGGCGAAGAATATGGCGGGATCAAAGCATTCCTCTCGGACGTGATCAAAAAGTACCGGTCGGGAAAATATACCCTTGACGAGATTGGTATTCCCGGCGGGATCGGCAAATCGCTTGATGATTACGACAACGACGATGCGCAGGTGCGGGGTGCAAAATATGCCAACCAGTATCTTCACACTGAGTTTGGCAAGGGGAGCAAGCCCAAGCGGATCTATATCCGGACCGTGACTGCGAAATACCCGAAAACGGATGTGCTCTGCTTCGAGTATGGCGATCAGGTGCCACCCGAGTTTGTCGTTGACCTTGAACTGATGCTGGACAAGACCATCAAGCAGCCTATCTCCCGCATTATTGAAGCACTCGGCTGGAGCTGGGACGATGTCGATCCCTCGCGCACTACCCTCGCCCAGTGGGGCCTCGGCTGA
- a CDS encoding lactate dehydrogenase: MARLAVVGVGRIGGEVAYLASSMGITDELVLYDSAPELLKAQVLDLQHTGLTTEISTDKHAIRDADVCVFSAGLPRNPSVKTRADLLEANSVAVNECAALLKGFNGIVITVTNPMDANNYLLCKRTGIPRERCIGFGGQLDSARFALSLRLRGITGFSFVLGEHGEHQVPVFSTLSRPVPVPMREEILTELRGSSMDVIKGKGGTVFGPALHIAHLTRMVLSDARELVICSSVLEGEYGISGCSLGVPVRIGKKGIEAIEEWQLDDWEQEKMEQAGTFVGDLCRRAIS; encoded by the coding sequence ATGGCGCGCCTTGCAGTTGTGGGAGTTGGCAGGATTGGTGGCGAAGTCGCATACCTCGCTTCCTCCATGGGGATTACCGATGAACTGGTCCTGTATGACAGCGCTCCTGAACTGCTCAAGGCGCAGGTACTGGATCTGCAACATACGGGACTTACCACTGAGATTTCCACGGATAAACATGCAATCCGTGACGCGGATGTCTGTGTCTTTTCTGCAGGACTTCCCCGCAATCCTTCGGTAAAAACCCGCGCTGACCTTCTCGAAGCAAATTCTGTTGCGGTCAACGAATGCGCTGCCCTGCTCAAAGGATTCAATGGGATTGTGATCACGGTGACCAACCCTATGGATGCCAACAACTACCTGCTCTGCAAACGGACGGGCATACCCCGGGAACGGTGCATTGGATTTGGCGGCCAGCTTGACAGTGCCCGGTTCGCACTCTCCCTGCGCCTACGGGGAATCACCGGATTTTCTTTTGTTCTTGGAGAGCACGGCGAGCACCAGGTGCCTGTCTTTTCCACGCTATCCCGCCCGGTTCCTGTACCCATGCGGGAAGAGATCCTCACGGAACTGAGGGGTTCAAGCATGGATGTGATCAAAGGCAAGGGCGGGACCGTCTTTGGCCCGGCCCTGCATATCGCACACCTCACCCGCATGGTGCTCTCGGATGCCCGCGAACTGGTGATCTGCTCATCGGTACTGGAAGGAGAATATGGCATTTCCGGCTGTTCGCTGGGGGTCCCGGTCAGGATCGGCAAAAAAGGGATAGAAGCAATTGAGGAATGGCAACTTGATGACTGGGAGCAGGAGAAGATGGAGCAGGCGGGAACATTTGTTGGGGACCTCTGCCGGAGGGCGATTTCCTGA
- a CDS encoding dihydroorotate dehydrogenase codes for MVLIKPGPVNVGGVALNNHLLLAAGVLGTTGTSLARMLSLGAGGVVTKSIGPVPKEGHAGPCLVVLDDGLMNAMGLPNPSKDFVEELGPLAKQPVIVSIFGGNPEEFSTVAGWFKGKVSGFELNLSCPHAEGYGAAIGSDPALVEACTRAVSRTGVPTWVKLTPNVTDITAIGKAAERGGAHAIVAINTVKAMRISTAIRRPVLGNRFGGLSGGAIFPVAVRCVYELYASCKIPIIGCGGISTADNVIEMMMAGARAVEIGSAVHGDVHVFETIAKELYSRNGIDLEEIVGCAHE; via the coding sequence ATGGTATTGATCAAACCAGGGCCGGTGAATGTGGGAGGCGTAGCGCTCAACAATCACCTCCTGCTCGCAGCCGGTGTGCTGGGAACGACCGGCACATCGCTTGCACGGATGCTCTCGCTTGGGGCAGGGGGTGTCGTGACCAAATCAATAGGTCCTGTACCTAAAGAAGGACATGCCGGCCCCTGTCTTGTAGTACTGGATGACGGGCTGATGAACGCCATGGGGCTGCCCAACCCCTCAAAGGATTTTGTTGAAGAACTCGGGCCCCTTGCAAAACAACCCGTTATTGTAAGCATTTTTGGGGGAAACCCCGAGGAATTTTCAACCGTTGCCGGCTGGTTCAAAGGAAAAGTTTCCGGGTTTGAGCTGAATCTTTCCTGCCCGCATGCCGAAGGATATGGTGCTGCGATTGGCAGCGACCCGGCGCTGGTGGAGGCCTGTACCCGTGCAGTAAGCCGGACAGGTGTCCCCACGTGGGTGAAACTTACGCCGAACGTGACCGATATCACGGCAATAGGGAAGGCTGCGGAGCGGGGCGGGGCGCACGCGATCGTTGCGATCAATACGGTAAAGGCGATGCGCATCTCGACTGCAATCCGGCGCCCGGTGCTCGGCAACCGGTTCGGCGGGCTGTCCGGTGGTGCAATCTTTCCGGTTGCTGTCCGGTGCGTGTACGAACTCTATGCGTCGTGTAAAATCCCGATCATCGGGTGCGGGGGAATTTCCACCGCGGACAACGTGATCGAGATGATGATGGCAGGAGCCCGTGCCGTGGAGATCGGCAGTGCGGTTCACGGCGATGTGCACGTCTTTGAGACGATTGCAAAGGAGCTGTATTCCAGGAACGGAATTGATCTTGAAGAGATCGTGGGGTGTGCCCATGAGTGA
- a CDS encoding dihydroorotate dehydrogenase electron transfer subunit: protein MSEKDKMGLVPVTIARVKSETPAIRSFIFEEYIPHVPGQFVMVWVPGVDEIPMALSSENSITVQKVGDATSALFNLAPGAKLGIRGPYGNGFTKGEKMLAIAGGVGAAPLLPLARSDCVMTMLLGARNESELLFVDQLDECTDVLIATDDGSLGQKGFVTTLMDDLNLGAYDRIAVCGPEVMMRSVLSKVDEKGIAHKTEFSLHRYMKCGVGVCGSCCVDPSGLRVCRDGPVFSGDKLLKSEFGNYMRDASGRKKKI from the coding sequence ATGAGTGAAAAAGATAAGATGGGACTTGTACCGGTCACGATAGCCCGGGTGAAATCAGAAACCCCTGCAATCCGATCCTTTATCTTCGAGGAATATATTCCTCATGTCCCCGGACAGTTCGTGATGGTCTGGGTGCCGGGCGTGGATGAGATCCCGATGGCACTGTCATCAGAGAATAGTATAACGGTCCAGAAAGTCGGTGATGCAACGAGCGCGCTATTCAATCTCGCTCCAGGAGCAAAACTGGGGATACGCGGCCCGTACGGAAACGGGTTTACCAAGGGAGAGAAGATGCTGGCGATTGCCGGAGGAGTCGGCGCTGCCCCGCTCCTGCCCCTTGCACGGTCTGATTGTGTCATGACGATGCTTCTGGGTGCACGAAACGAATCCGAGCTGCTCTTTGTCGACCAGCTGGATGAATGCACGGATGTGCTGATCGCAACCGATGACGGATCGCTCGGGCAGAAAGGGTTTGTGACCACCCTCATGGACGATCTCAATCTGGGTGCATACGACCGGATTGCTGTCTGTGGACCGGAAGTGATGATGCGCTCGGTGCTCTCGAAAGTCGATGAGAAGGGTATTGCCCACAAGACCGAGTTCTCCCTGCACAGGTACATGAAATGCGGCGTTGGTGTCTGCGGTTCGTGCTGTGTGGATCCCTCCGGGCTCAGGGTATGCCGGGACGGCCCGGTTTTTTCCGGGGACAAACTTTTAAAAAGCGAGTTTGGGAATTATATGCGGGATGCAAGCGGCAGGAAAAAGAAGATTTGA